The following proteins are encoded in a genomic region of Pseudodesulfovibrio mercurii:
- a CDS encoding DUF933 domain-containing protein — protein MKTAIFGFSGSGKTDLFAALAGPEAAAAGNRAMVKVPDARLDPLIALFHPKKVTYSEIEYLDIPGGGGKGAGLGERVLNEVRPYDSFIGVLDGFSGMNDPERQWQAMEADMMVSDMAVIEKRLEKLAADGKKNKALVDPKEEAALKRALALLEEERPLRADPELAALPELRGFKFLSARPILYVWNCAEGEEADRALPEDAPGMAHMAVAAKLERELAEIEDPEEKAEFLSDLGITESALDKVINKTYRLLGLISFLTAGEDECRTWPLRAGSTAPQAAGVIHTDFEKGFIRAEVIGFDDFLAYGDFKKVKEAGKARLEGKEYIVQDGDIIEFRFNV, from the coding sequence ATGAAAACCGCCATCTTCGGCTTCTCCGGCTCCGGCAAGACCGATCTGTTCGCCGCCCTGGCGGGCCCCGAGGCGGCCGCCGCCGGCAACCGGGCCATGGTCAAGGTCCCGGACGCCCGGCTGGACCCGCTCATCGCCCTCTTCCACCCGAAAAAGGTGACCTACAGCGAGATCGAGTACCTGGACATCCCGGGCGGGGGCGGCAAGGGCGCGGGACTCGGCGAGCGCGTGCTCAACGAGGTGCGCCCCTACGACAGCTTCATCGGCGTGCTCGACGGCTTCTCGGGCATGAACGATCCTGAGCGCCAGTGGCAGGCCATGGAGGCGGACATGATGGTCAGCGACATGGCGGTCATCGAGAAGCGGCTGGAAAAGCTGGCCGCGGACGGCAAGAAGAACAAGGCGTTGGTGGACCCCAAGGAGGAGGCCGCCCTGAAGCGGGCGCTCGCCCTGCTCGAGGAGGAGCGTCCCCTGCGCGCGGACCCGGAACTGGCCGCCCTGCCCGAGCTGCGGGGGTTCAAGTTCCTGTCCGCCCGGCCCATCCTCTACGTCTGGAACTGCGCCGAGGGCGAGGAGGCGGACCGAGCCCTGCCCGAGGACGCGCCGGGCATGGCCCACATGGCCGTGGCCGCCAAGCTCGAACGCGAGCTGGCCGAGATCGAGGACCCCGAGGAAAAGGCCGAATTCCTGAGCGACCTGGGCATCACCGAATCCGCGCTGGACAAGGTCATCAACAAGACCTACCGCCTCCTCGGGCTCATCTCCTTCCTCACGGCGGGCGAGGACGAGTGCCGCACCTGGCCCCTGCGCGCGGGCTCCACCGCGCCCCAGGCCGCGGGCGTGATCCACACGGACTTCGAAAAGGGGTTCATCCGCGCCGAGGTCATCGGCTTCGACGACTTCCTGGCCTACGGCGACTTCAAGAAGGTCAAGGAAGCGGGCAAGGCGCGCCTGGAGGGCAAGGAATACATCGTCCAGGACGGCGACATCATAGAATTTCGATTTAACGTGTAG
- a CDS encoding 4Fe-4S domain-containing protein yields MSNTNTCTKLREVAIELGDCRSCQGCIDLNPDVFQWDEALDMPYVSRSEVTEDEVRDIMNACPEGCIVFVD; encoded by the coding sequence ATGAGCAACACCAATACCTGTACCAAGCTTCGTGAAGTGGCCATCGAGTTGGGGGACTGCCGCTCCTGCCAGGGGTGCATCGACCTCAACCCGGACGTGTTTCAATGGGACGAGGCCCTGGATATGCCCTATGTGAGCAGATCCGAGGTCACCGAGGACGAGGTGCGCGACATCATGAATGCCTGCCCCGAAGGGTGCATCGTGTTCGTGGATTGA
- a CDS encoding type I restriction enzyme HsdR N-terminal domain-containing protein produces MHESSLGGTLRDYLSGEEIDETTFEEFRQLLARLLVEEKGYPKDRLKAKVPLKYCVEGEEFERIIDFVLYDGQGVPVFLVMFCAGDVSTFERETVCAARLIDGGPVPYALVTDTMDATLLDVRSGDEVARGMNAVPDFDRLEKMVAAAEVKPLTAEQREKQTRVFHTYCGFVCGDHCECTLPPMPTFPLKK; encoded by the coding sequence ATGCACGAATCGAGTCTGGGCGGCACGCTCCGCGACTATCTTTCCGGCGAGGAGATCGACGAGACCACCTTCGAGGAATTTCGCCAGCTCCTGGCCCGCCTCCTGGTGGAGGAGAAGGGCTACCCCAAGGACCGGCTCAAGGCCAAGGTCCCGCTCAAGTACTGCGTGGAAGGCGAGGAGTTCGAGCGGATCATCGACTTCGTGCTCTACGACGGGCAGGGCGTGCCCGTGTTCCTGGTCATGTTCTGCGCGGGCGACGTGAGCACCTTCGAGCGCGAGACGGTCTGCGCGGCCCGGCTCATCGACGGCGGCCCGGTGCCGTATGCCCTGGTCACCGACACCATGGACGCCACCCTGCTCGACGTGCGCAGCGGTGACGAGGTGGCGCGCGGCATGAACGCCGTGCCCGATTTCGACCGTCTCGAAAAGATGGTCGCCGCGGCCGAGGTCAAACCTCTGACCGCCGAACAGCGCGAAAAGCAGACCCGCGTCTTCCACACATACTGCGGCTTCGTCTGTGGCGATCACTGCGAGTGCACGCTGCCGCCCATGCCGACCTTTCCGCTGAAGAAGTAG
- a CDS encoding EFR1 family ferrodoxin (N-terminal region resembles flavodoxins. C-terminal ferrodoxin region binds two 4Fe-4S clusters.), whose translation MRIQSLKLAYFSPTGTTASVVRAMARGLDYAVAEEVDITLPEARQQPLQAAADDLLVVATPVYGGRIPMLLEPWLRSLRLDRTPVACVVMFGNRAFEDALIELTDLVMAQGGVVVGGAAFIGEHSFSNEAYPVAVARPDAEDLHLAETFGRKVREILDGLASVDEAAEPAIPGDRPYKERKKGGPVDFIAVGDSCVQCGTCAEHCPVGAISADDYTKTDAEKCIKCCACIKVCPENARTTKPGSPIEGFAKWLNENCGERKEPVYFF comes from the coding sequence ATGCGCATTCAATCCCTGAAACTGGCCTATTTCTCTCCCACCGGAACCACCGCGTCCGTGGTCCGCGCCATGGCGCGCGGCCTGGACTACGCCGTTGCCGAGGAGGTGGACATCACCCTGCCCGAGGCGCGGCAACAGCCGCTGCAGGCTGCGGCCGACGACTTGCTCGTGGTCGCGACCCCGGTCTACGGCGGACGCATCCCCATGCTCCTGGAGCCGTGGCTGCGCTCCCTGCGACTGGACCGGACGCCCGTGGCCTGCGTGGTCATGTTCGGCAACCGCGCCTTCGAGGACGCCCTCATCGAACTGACCGACCTGGTCATGGCGCAGGGCGGCGTGGTCGTGGGCGGCGCGGCCTTCATCGGGGAGCATTCCTTCTCGAACGAGGCGTATCCGGTGGCGGTGGCCCGGCCCGACGCGGAGGACCTGCACCTGGCCGAGACGTTCGGCCGCAAGGTTCGCGAGATTCTGGACGGGCTCGCCTCCGTGGACGAGGCCGCCGAACCGGCCATCCCCGGCGACCGCCCCTACAAGGAGCGGAAAAAGGGCGGTCCCGTGGACTTCATCGCGGTCGGCGACAGCTGCGTCCAGTGCGGCACCTGCGCCGAGCATTGTCCGGTCGGGGCCATCAGCGCGGACGACTACACCAAAACCGATGCCGAAAAGTGCATCAAGTGCTGCGCCTGCATCAAGGTCTGTCCGGAAAACGCCCGGACCACCAAGCCGGGCAGCCCGATAGAGGGCTTCGCCAAGTGGCTGAACGAGAACTGCGGCGAGCGCAAGGAGCCCGTGTACTTCTTCTAG
- a CDS encoding NADH-quinone oxidoreductase subunit N, which produces MNFNITALVPELFFLCLVLALMVQSLGNREWKPPVERWLPFGACAAFFVTITGFHLHGTMFWDVYKVDLMSQFFKIVITFGFYVVVLNASRQPTLEEGKRADYYMLLGFSTLGLMMLASSVELITIYLALELASYSMYAVIPLRAKDKGAAEAGIKYIMFGAVATALALYGLSYIMATQHTTYIAELMNKSWSFADQPMAVVGLSLFLGGMFFKLALFPFHFWCPDVYQGASNETAAFVATMPKMGAIVVLCRLAVLLKPGLEITTILAVLGACSMTYGNLAALAQTDIKRLLGFSSVAHAGYIMVGLVSGTPEGLGAAAFYGMAYLVMNLLVFWIVSRVASDGRNLKLTDLNGLYKKAPVLAFSLAAGAFALVGLPPTMGFMGKFFLITSAWDHGYNWLVITLVVNSAIAIYYYLSLFRHAFTEEKTPTQVAPPDNGWFASAGAGMLAAAVLLIGMVPAPLFNFAINAGKTLYGITVTFAGGGH; this is translated from the coding sequence GTGAACTTCAACATCACTGCGCTTGTCCCGGAACTGTTCTTCCTCTGTCTGGTCCTGGCCCTCATGGTCCAGTCGCTGGGCAACAGGGAGTGGAAACCGCCCGTCGAGCGGTGGTTGCCCTTTGGCGCCTGCGCCGCCTTCTTCGTGACCATCACCGGCTTCCACCTGCACGGAACCATGTTCTGGGATGTCTACAAAGTGGACCTCATGTCCCAGTTCTTCAAGATCGTCATCACCTTCGGCTTCTACGTGGTCGTGCTCAACGCCTCGCGCCAGCCGACCCTGGAGGAGGGCAAGCGGGCGGACTACTACATGTTGCTCGGCTTCTCCACCCTGGGCCTGATGATGCTCGCCTCCTCCGTGGAGCTGATCACCATCTACCTGGCCCTGGAGCTGGCCTCCTACTCCATGTACGCGGTCATCCCGCTGCGCGCCAAGGACAAGGGCGCGGCCGAAGCGGGCATCAAGTACATCATGTTCGGCGCGGTCGCCACGGCCCTGGCCCTGTACGGCTTGTCCTACATCATGGCCACCCAGCACACGACCTACATCGCCGAGCTCATGAACAAGTCCTGGTCCTTCGCCGACCAGCCCATGGCCGTTGTGGGCCTGTCGCTCTTCCTGGGCGGCATGTTCTTCAAGCTGGCCCTGTTCCCGTTCCACTTCTGGTGCCCGGACGTCTATCAGGGCGCCAGCAACGAGACCGCCGCGTTCGTGGCGACCATGCCCAAGATGGGCGCCATCGTGGTCCTGTGCCGGTTGGCCGTGCTGCTCAAGCCCGGCCTCGAAATCACTACCATCCTGGCGGTGCTCGGCGCCTGCTCCATGACCTACGGCAACCTGGCGGCCCTGGCCCAGACGGACATCAAGCGACTGCTCGGGTTCTCGTCCGTGGCCCACGCCGGGTACATCATGGTCGGCCTGGTCTCGGGCACGCCCGAGGGACTGGGCGCGGCCGCCTTCTACGGCATGGCCTACCTGGTCATGAACCTGCTCGTGTTCTGGATCGTCAGCCGTGTGGCCAGTGACGGCCGCAACCTCAAGCTGACCGACCTGAACGGCCTGTACAAGAAGGCTCCGGTCCTGGCGTTTTCGCTGGCCGCCGGCGCGTTCGCCCTGGTGGGCCTGCCGCCGACCATGGGCTTCATGGGCAAGTTCTTCCTGATCACCTCTGCCTGGGATCACGGCTACAACTGGCTGGTCATCACCCTGGTGGTCAACTCGGCCATCGCCATCTACTACTACCTGTCCCTGTTCCGGCACGCCTTCACCGAAGAGAAGACGCCCACCCAGGTGGCCCCGCCCGACAACGGCTGGTTCGCCTCGGCCGGAGCGGGCATGCTGGCCGCCGCCGTGCTGCTCATCGGCATGGTCCCGGCCCCCCTGTTCAACTTCGCCATCAACGCGGGCAAGACCCTGTACGGCATCACCGTCACCTTTGCGGGCGGCGGGCACTAG
- a CDS encoding complex I subunit 4 family protein yields the protein MDFGYPVLTILIAFPLVAACGLFFLRAPQVVRYYTMAVSLIECLLAVPLMGFKLNADFQFVEKIDWVHQWGLQYYLGIDGISILMVLLTIAVLPLCVMCSWTYIGKREKEFHFCLLFMTSAVLGVFCALDLVLFYVFWEAMLIPMYLLIAVWGGDDRKYASLKFFLYTLAGSTLLLAAIVAFRITGGTFSIPDLMQMNFSFRFQFWAFLAMALAFAIKVPMFPFHTWLPAAHVQAPSAGSVILAAVLLKMGTYGFLRFCLPLTPAASEYFAPMMIAISIASILYGGAIALGQSDIKKLVAYSSVGHMGFVTLGIFLFDQRGVEGALFQMLNHGIVTGALFMMIGAVYERSHSREISKNLGLGKYMPGFMFFWGLMALASFGFPGTNGFVGEILVFIGAFQVSPFIGMFLVPGALLGAAYMFRVSLKMAWGKPSSAKTWRDLNAREWIYLTIPAVFVLWIGLAPKPFFNIIDPSVNKLLNDFDKRKVAMVETEQPMQTAAADVLNLLAEKE from the coding sequence TTGGACTTCGGATATCCGGTACTCACAATATTGATCGCATTCCCGCTCGTCGCGGCATGCGGACTCTTCTTCCTGCGGGCTCCGCAGGTGGTGAGGTACTACACCATGGCGGTGTCCCTCATCGAGTGTCTGCTTGCAGTGCCGCTCATGGGCTTCAAACTCAACGCTGACTTCCAGTTCGTCGAGAAGATAGACTGGGTCCACCAGTGGGGCCTGCAGTACTACCTCGGCATCGACGGGATCAGCATACTCATGGTCCTTTTGACCATCGCGGTCCTGCCGCTGTGCGTCATGTGCTCCTGGACCTACATCGGCAAACGGGAGAAGGAATTCCACTTCTGCCTGCTGTTCATGACCTCGGCGGTGCTCGGCGTGTTCTGCGCCCTCGACCTGGTCCTGTTCTACGTGTTCTGGGAAGCCATGCTCATCCCCATGTACCTGCTCATCGCGGTATGGGGCGGCGACGATCGCAAGTACGCGTCGCTCAAGTTCTTCCTGTACACCCTGGCGGGCTCCACCCTGCTCCTGGCGGCCATCGTGGCCTTCCGGATCACGGGCGGGACCTTCTCCATCCCGGACCTGATGCAGATGAACTTCAGCTTCCGCTTCCAGTTCTGGGCCTTCCTGGCCATGGCGCTCGCCTTCGCCATCAAGGTGCCCATGTTCCCGTTCCACACCTGGCTGCCCGCGGCCCACGTGCAGGCGCCTTCGGCCGGTTCCGTCATCCTGGCGGCCGTCCTGCTGAAGATGGGAACCTACGGTTTCCTGCGCTTCTGCCTGCCGCTGACCCCGGCCGCCTCCGAGTACTTCGCCCCCATGATGATCGCCATCTCCATCGCGTCCATCCTGTACGGCGGAGCCATCGCCCTGGGACAGTCCGACATCAAGAAGCTGGTCGCCTACTCCTCGGTGGGCCATATGGGCTTCGTGACGCTCGGCATCTTCCTGTTCGACCAGCGCGGCGTTGAAGGCGCGCTCTTCCAGATGCTCAACCACGGCATCGTCACCGGCGCGCTGTTCATGATGATCGGCGCGGTCTACGAGCGGAGCCACAGCCGCGAGATCTCCAAGAACCTGGGACTGGGCAAGTACATGCCCGGCTTCATGTTCTTCTGGGGTCTGATGGCCCTGGCCTCCTTCGGGTTCCCCGGCACCAACGGCTTCGTGGGCGAGATTCTGGTCTTCATCGGCGCCTTCCAGGTGTCCCCGTTCATCGGCATGTTCCTGGTTCCCGGCGCGCTTCTGGGCGCGGCCTACATGTTCCGTGTGTCTCTGAAGATGGCCTGGGGCAAGCCCAGTTCGGCCAAGACCTGGCGCGACCTCAACGCCCGCGAGTGGATCTACCTGACCATTCCGGCCGTGTTCGTGCTCTGGATCGGCCTGGCGCCCAAGCCGTTCTTCAACATCATCGACCCGTCGGTCAACAAGCTGCTCAATGACTTCGACAAGCGCAAGGTCGCCATGGTCGAAACCGAACAGCCCATGCAAACAGCCGCAGCGGACGTCCTGAATCTGCTGGCGGAAAAGGAATAG
- a CDS encoding Na(+)/H(+) antiporter subunit D, giving the protein MGTDMFIHPAAGFLLLALLVPFVPESLWKNKALRGALAILPPLAALYSIFTVEPGTYAQLHYLDQALIFGRVDKLSIVFGQVFAIISFIGCIYGMHVEDKGHYVCASLYVAGGFGCVFAGDLLTVFLFWELMSIGSTFLIWQARTKESVNAGFRYFLYHTVGGLFLLAGLLLKYKATGSFAFDLVNPADGRYYDWLILTGFCVNAAVVPLHAWLPDAYPRASVAGAVYMCAFTTKTAVYVLCRGFAGWEILAVAGTCMAVYGVLYACIENNARRILSYHIVSQVGYMVAGIGIGTAMTINGAVAHAYAHILYKGLLFMGTGAILYSVGTAKLDELGGLVTKLPWVMVWYMVAALSISGMPLFNGFISKTMTIAGAAEHHRTFLALGMEIAAVGTFISVGIKLPYFAFWGRKKEFTGEVKPLPVNMYIGMGLCGLLCIAQGVYPHMLYKYLPMAIEGHGFQPWTIDKVINSGLLLGFSGLAFYLTRYVITPHKALNLDFDWFYRLIGRVTMRAICWPASKVDDVWTEVYRTVGLRGLIGMGRGTSWFDKKGIDTVVDGSAYTVRNLGRLGAKAQTANLQDYLAMAAVLGLGIFALIWYFG; this is encoded by the coding sequence ATGGGGACTGATATGTTCATCCACCCCGCCGCGGGCTTTCTTCTCCTCGCTCTGCTGGTGCCGTTCGTGCCCGAGAGCCTGTGGAAGAACAAGGCCTTGCGGGGCGCCCTGGCAATCCTCCCGCCGCTTGCCGCCCTGTACTCCATCTTCACGGTGGAGCCGGGGACCTACGCGCAACTGCACTACCTTGACCAGGCCCTGATCTTCGGGCGCGTGGACAAACTGTCCATCGTCTTCGGCCAGGTCTTCGCCATCATCTCCTTCATCGGCTGCATCTACGGCATGCACGTGGAGGACAAGGGACACTACGTCTGCGCCTCGCTCTACGTGGCGGGCGGATTCGGCTGCGTGTTCGCGGGCGACCTGCTGACGGTCTTTCTGTTCTGGGAGCTGATGTCCATCGGCTCGACCTTCCTCATCTGGCAGGCCAGAACCAAGGAGTCCGTGAATGCCGGTTTCCGCTACTTCCTGTACCACACGGTGGGCGGCCTGTTCCTGCTGGCCGGTCTGCTGCTCAAGTACAAGGCCACCGGCAGCTTCGCCTTCGACCTGGTCAACCCGGCCGACGGCCGCTACTACGACTGGCTGATCCTGACCGGCTTCTGCGTCAACGCCGCGGTCGTGCCCCTGCACGCCTGGCTGCCCGACGCCTACCCCAGGGCCTCCGTGGCCGGTGCGGTGTACATGTGCGCCTTCACCACCAAGACCGCGGTCTACGTGCTCTGCCGGGGCTTCGCGGGCTGGGAGATCCTGGCCGTGGCCGGTACGTGCATGGCGGTCTACGGCGTGCTCTACGCGTGCATCGAAAACAACGCCCGGCGCATCCTGTCCTACCACATCGTCTCGCAGGTGGGATACATGGTCGCGGGCATCGGCATCGGCACGGCCATGACCATCAACGGCGCCGTGGCCCACGCCTATGCCCACATCCTCTATAAGGGTCTGCTCTTCATGGGCACCGGCGCCATCCTGTACTCGGTAGGCACGGCCAAACTGGACGAACTCGGCGGCCTGGTCACCAAGCTGCCCTGGGTCATGGTTTGGTACATGGTCGCGGCCCTGTCCATCTCCGGCATGCCGCTGTTCAACGGCTTCATCTCGAAGACCATGACCATCGCGGGCGCCGCCGAACACCATCGAACCTTCCTCGCCCTGGGCATGGAGATCGCGGCTGTCGGTACGTTCATCTCGGTGGGCATCAAGCTCCCATACTTTGCATTCTGGGGGCGCAAGAAGGAGTTCACGGGCGAGGTCAAGCCGCTGCCCGTCAACATGTACATCGGCATGGGGCTGTGCGGCCTGCTGTGCATCGCCCAGGGCGTCTACCCCCACATGCTCTACAAGTACCTGCCCATGGCCATCGAAGGACACGGCTTCCAGCCCTGGACCATCGACAAGGTCATCAACTCGGGTCTGCTGCTCGGCTTCTCCGGCCTGGCCTTCTACCTGACCCGTTATGTCATCACGCCGCACAAGGCGCTCAACCTGGACTTCGACTGGTTCTACCGCCTCATCGGCCGGGTGACCATGCGGGCCATCTGCTGGCCCGCCTCCAAGGTTGACGACGTCTGGACCGAGGTCTATCGGACCGTCGGCCTGCGCGGGCTCATCGGCATGGGGAGAGGCACTTCTTGGTTCGACAAGAAGGGCATCGACACGGTGGTGGACGGAAGCGCCTACACCGTCAGGAATCTCGGCAGGCTGGGGGCCAAGGCCCAGACAGCCAACCTGCAGGATTACCTGGCCATGGCCGCCGTTCTCGGCTTGGGCATCTTTGCCCTGATTTGGTACTTCGGCTAA
- a CDS encoding monovalent cation/H+ antiporter subunit D family protein, protein MMEGVTTYSPILLPVVFTLLTPLFIYLCRGDENRREAISFIGAFLTFTSVLWMAPKVLAGKVLYYHVTTILPGISIAFAADGLSMVFALIAPFLWFFVTSYNIGYMRGLNEHAQTRYYVCFAVAIFGAVGVALSANVFTLYLFYEVITVFTYPLVYHHEDEEAKIGARKYIVYLMGTSKLFLLPAMVLTYVLVGNLDFNLTDIQHGMFSAQVIAAHPRLVTLTYWLFILGIGKAALMPFHNWLPSAMVAPTPVSALLHAVAVVKAGVFCVSRIVLSAFGTKTAAALTMSQIYIGSPGSWLGDLSMGMATAYIAAFTLTVASFIALTKDDIKARLAYSTVAQLSYVIIGVTMLVDSAVQGGVMHIAHHAFSKITLFMAAGAIYVACHLKKISLMDGLGRRMPLTFGAFGIASLSMIGMPPVCGFVSKWYLVNGTLDAHQWPLLCALLLSTALNAGYFVPITYRAFFKKPLPEANIGQYNEPSMTMVIPLCVTAFISVFLGLYPQTFLNFVNAFGKF, encoded by the coding sequence ATGATGGAAGGTGTAACGACATATAGTCCAATTCTTCTGCCGGTGGTGTTCACGCTCCTCACTCCGCTTTTCATCTACCTCTGTCGGGGGGATGAAAACCGGCGGGAGGCGATTAGCTTCATCGGTGCGTTTCTGACCTTCACTTCGGTGCTCTGGATGGCGCCGAAGGTCCTTGCCGGAAAGGTCCTGTACTACCACGTAACCACCATCCTGCCGGGCATCAGCATAGCCTTTGCCGCGGACGGCCTGTCCATGGTCTTCGCGCTGATCGCCCCGTTCCTCTGGTTCTTCGTGACCAGCTACAACATCGGCTACATGCGCGGGCTGAACGAACACGCCCAGACCCGCTATTACGTCTGCTTCGCGGTGGCCATCTTCGGCGCCGTGGGCGTGGCCCTGTCGGCCAACGTGTTCACGCTCTACCTCTTCTACGAGGTCATCACCGTGTTCACGTATCCGCTGGTCTACCACCATGAGGACGAGGAGGCCAAGATCGGCGCCCGCAAGTACATCGTCTACTTGATGGGTACCTCCAAGCTCTTCCTCCTGCCCGCCATGGTCCTGACCTACGTCCTGGTCGGCAACCTCGACTTCAACCTGACCGACATCCAGCACGGCATGTTCTCCGCCCAGGTCATCGCCGCACATCCCAGACTGGTGACCCTCACCTACTGGCTGTTCATCCTCGGCATCGGCAAGGCGGCCCTCATGCCGTTCCACAACTGGCTCCCGTCGGCCATGGTCGCGCCCACCCCGGTCTCGGCTTTGCTGCACGCGGTGGCGGTCGTCAAGGCGGGCGTCTTCTGCGTCAGCCGCATCGTGCTCTCGGCTTTCGGGACCAAGACCGCCGCGGCCCTGACCATGAGCCAGATCTACATCGGTTCGCCCGGCTCCTGGCTCGGCGATCTGAGCATGGGCATGGCCACGGCGTACATCGCGGCCTTCACCCTGACGGTGGCCTCGTTCATCGCCCTGACCAAGGACGACATCAAGGCGCGGCTGGCCTACTCGACCGTGGCCCAGCTCTCCTACGTGATTATCGGCGTGACCATGCTGGTGGACTCGGCGGTGCAGGGCGGCGTGATGCACATCGCCCACCACGCCTTCTCCAAGATCACGCTGTTCATGGCGGCGGGCGCCATCTACGTCGCCTGCCACCTCAAGAAGATCAGCCTGATGGACGGCCTGGGACGCCGCATGCCGCTCACCTTCGGGGCGTTCGGCATCGCCTCCCTGTCCATGATCGGCATGCCGCCGGTCTGCGGCTTCGTCTCCAAATGGTACCTGGTCAACGGCACGCTCGACGCGCACCAGTGGCCGCTGCTCTGCGCGCTGCTCCTCTCGACGGCGCTCAATGCGGGCTACTTCGTGCCCATCACCTACCGGGCCTTCTTCAAGAAGCCCCTGCCGGAGGCCAACATCGGCCAGTACAACGAGCCGTCCATGACCATGGTCATCCCGCTCTGCGTCACGGCCTTCATCTCGGTGTTCCTGGGTCTGTATCCGCAGACATTCCTGAACTTCGTCAACGCGTTCGGCAAGTTCTAG
- the nuoK gene encoding NADH-quinone oxidoreductase subunit NuoK, with the protein MSALTLFQIVALILLCAGLFGLTQRRSLVGMLISVELMLNGAGLSMVAAAQLTDFSAVMGQLGTLFVMGLAAAEATLVLAMIVVVARRFNSAKSSDITTLKE; encoded by the coding sequence ATGAGCGCACTGACCTTATTCCAAATCGTCGCCCTGATCCTCCTGTGCGCGGGCCTGTTCGGCCTGACCCAGCGCAGGAGCCTGGTCGGCATGCTGATCTCGGTGGAGCTGATGCTCAACGGCGCCGGGCTGTCCATGGTGGCGGCCGCGCAACTGACCGACTTCAGCGCGGTCATGGGGCAACTCGGCACCCTGTTCGTCATGGGGCTGGCCGCAGCCGAAGCCACGCTGGTCCTGGCCATGATCGTGGTGGTTGCGCGGCGTTTCAACTCCGCCAAATCCAGTGACATCACTACCCTGAAGGAATAG
- a CDS encoding NADH-quinone oxidoreductase subunit J — protein MEVLAKIAFGVYTLVILGGAVLAVSSSSLVRALIGLITTLIGVAGMYLLLATPFMAFMQLLIYVGAVSVLIFFAVMLTRAEQGGDEADKAPMKRYVFGLAATMAPAAILGWLVLTRPAPSVAVPVEVPIKQLGEGLLGSYFLPFELISVILMVAMSGAVLLVWEKRGQRNGGDK, from the coding sequence ATGGAAGTCTTGGCAAAAATTGCATTCGGCGTGTACACGCTCGTCATCCTCGGCGGGGCCGTCCTCGCCGTGTCGAGCAGCAGTCTGGTGCGAGCCCTGATCGGCTTGATCACCACGCTCATCGGCGTGGCCGGGATGTACCTGCTGCTGGCCACGCCCTTCATGGCCTTCATGCAACTGCTCATCTACGTCGGCGCGGTCAGCGTCCTGATCTTCTTCGCGGTCATGCTGACCCGGGCGGAGCAGGGCGGCGACGAGGCCGACAAGGCGCCCATGAAGCGCTACGTCTTCGGCCTGGCCGCGACCATGGCCCCGGCGGCCATCCTGGGCTGGCTGGTGCTGACCCGGCCCGCCCCGTCCGTGGCCGTGCCCGTGGAGGTGCCCATCAAGCAGCTCGGCGAAGGGTTGCTCGGGTCCTACTTCCTGCCCTTCGAGCTGATCTCGGTCATCCTGATGGTCGCCATGTCCGGCGCCGTCCTGCTGGTCTGGGAGAAGAGGGGCCAGAGAAACGGAGGGGACAAGTAA
- a CDS encoding 4Fe-4S binding protein gives MGKFKENVIQPILDCWSLIVGLKITGKYFCQPLVTVHYPREVIDDENLRTYGGHVELIGKPKDPATPKCISCMMCVTNCPSKCLTVVKSKPPKLTAEEEAAMKAAEEAGEKVNKPKAPKNPAKFIYDYTLCSLCGTCIENCPAKSLRFSNDIYWVATSRKEMKLDLLARLKAQATELSAPAHKTEAVPAAAEKEA, from the coding sequence ATGGGTAAATTCAAGGAAAACGTCATTCAGCCGATTCTCGATTGCTGGAGCCTGATCGTCGGACTCAAGATCACGGGCAAGTACTTCTGTCAGCCCCTGGTCACGGTCCACTATCCGCGAGAGGTCATCGACGACGAGAACCTGCGTACATACGGCGGGCATGTCGAACTCATCGGCAAGCCCAAGGATCCGGCCACGCCCAAGTGCATCTCCTGCATGATGTGCGTGACCAACTGCCCGAGCAAATGCCTGACCGTGGTCAAGTCCAAGCCTCCCAAGCTCACCGCCGAGGAGGAAGCGGCCATGAAGGCGGCCGAGGAAGCGGGGGAAAAGGTCAACAAGCCCAAGGCCCCCAAGAATCCGGCCAAGTTCATCTATGACTACACCCTGTGCTCGCTGTGCGGCACCTGCATCGAAAACTGTCCGGCCAAGTCGCTGAGATTCTCCAATGACATCTATTGGGTGGCGACTTCCAGGAAGGAGATGAAACTCGATCTTCTCGCCCGGCTCAAGGCGCAGGCCACGGAACTCTCCGCGCCTGCCCACAAGACCGAGGCCGTCCCGGCCGCGGCGGAGAAGGAGGCGTAA